The nucleotide sequence TAACCTGCACGAAGGTATTGATAGCACGCTGCTGATTTTGCAAAATCGGCTCAAGTTGAAAGGAGGACATCCCAGTATTGAGGTAATCAAAGAATACGGCAATTTACCTGAAGTAGAGTGTTATGCAGGGCCAATAAATCAGGTATTTATGAATATCATCAGCAATGCGATCGACGCTCTGGAACAGGATAGCAGAGGCGCAGAGGATAAATTTTTAATCCCAAATCCCCAGATTCGCATTCGCACAGAAGTTTTAGAGGACGATCGAGTCATCATAAGACTGGCTGATAACGGCTCTGGCATAAAACCGGAAGTGAGACAAAGAATATTCGATCCATTCTTTACGACAAAACCAGTCGGCAAAGGAACGGGACTGGGTTTATCGATCAGTTACCAAATTATTGTCGAAAAACACGGCGGTGAGTTGGAGTGCAATTCCGAACTGGGACATGGCACCGAGTTTGTTATTAAGATTCCCATTCGTCACCAAAAACCACAATAGACATCTGCTCCAAAAGAATCTCAAAGGGCAGGCAGGATGCCTACCCCACAAGAATTTTTGGAGAGGTCTAATAGATCCCAAGTGGCAGAAAAAAAAATTTGGATTATAATCTAACGCTTGGCTGGAAAAAATAGCGATCGCATCAACGAGGGGGATCTCCCCTCACAGGCAGGCTATGGAATTTCCACAGCCTCGTTACAATCGCTCATAATAAGTAATAAGACTAATTTTATGGGAAATTACCAAACACCGCTCCGAAAAACCACAGATGACTGAAAACCCGAATATAACTGAAAACCCCTTGTTAATTGGCAAAGGATTGCCTCCCTTTGAAACCATTAAGCCAGATCTTGTGGTGCCTGCTTTTGAGAAGCTGCTGGCTAAACTAGATGCAGAACTTACCAACTTGGAAGCACAGGTAGAGCCGACTTGGAGCGGTTTGGTAGAACCACTAGACCGACTGAAAGAAAGCTTAAACTGGAGTTGGGGAGTGGTGAGCCATTTGATGGGCGTCAAGAATAGCCCGGAATTGCGCCAAGCTTACGAAACTGTGCAGCCAAAAGTTGTGCAGTTTTACAATAAGCTCAGCCAAAGCAAACCGCTGTACGATGCTTTTAAGAAACTGGGAGAAAGCGATCGCTCTTATACTTTAGATCCAGCACAACAGCGTATTGTAGAATCAGCGATTAAAGATGCCGAACTTTCCGGCGTCGGTTTGTCAGGCGAACAGAAAGAGCGTTTCAACGCCATTCAACTAGAATTGGCAGAACTTGGCACCAAATTTTCCAACCACGTACTCGACGCCACCAAAGCTTTTAGCTTGACGCTGACAAGCATAGAAGAAGTTGACGGTTTACCTCCCAGTTTACTCAGCTTAGCCGCACAATCTGCGCGTGCTGAGGGTGAAGAAAATGCCACCCCAGAAAATGGCCCTTGGCGCATCACTTTAGATTTACCAAGTTACGGCCCATTTATGCAGCACAGTACCCGTCGCGACTTGCGGGAAAAGTTGTACAAAGCGTTCGTCAGTCGCGCTTCTAGCGGGGAATTGGATAACAAACCGGCGATCGATCGCATCTTGCAATTGCGTAAAGAAAAAGCAGCACTTCTCGGCTTCAACAGCTACGCCGAACTCAGCTTAGCTCGCAAAATGGCTCCTTCAGTAGAAGCAGTAGAAGGTTTGCTAGAAGAACTGCGTCGCGTCAGTTACGATGCAGCTGCCAAAGATTTGGCAGAATTGAAAGCATATGCTGCTGCTAAAAATGTCGCAGAAGCCAACGACTTGAAGCACTGGGATATTAGTTTTTGGGCAGAACGTCAGCGCGAAGAAAAATTTGCCTTCAATGCAGAAGAATTGCGCCCTTACTTCCCACTACCGCAAGTTTTAGATGGATTATTCTCCTTAGCAAAACGGTTATTTGGCGTCACCATCACCCCTGCCGATGGCACTGCACCAGTATGGCATGAAGATGTGCGTTATTTCCAAATTACTGACGAAACTGGTGCCCCCATTGCCTACTTCTATTTAGATCCGTACAGTCGCCCAGCCGAAAAGCGCGGCGGTGCTTGGATGGATGAGTGCATAGTCCGCGCCAAAATAATGGAAAATGGCACTACAACTACTCGTTTGCCAGTAGCTTATTTGGTGTGCAATCAAACTCCTCCAGTCGATGGCAAACCGAGTTTGATGACTTTTGGCGAAGTGGAAACATTGTTCCACGAATTCGGTCACGGCTTGCAACATATGCTCACCAAAGTCGATTATCCCGATGCGTCTGGCATCAATAATATAGAGTGGGATGCAGTGGAATTGCCCAGCCAATTTATGGAGAATTGGTGTTACCATCGGGAAACTTTGTTCGGGATGGCGAAGCATTACGAAACAGGCGAAACGCTGCCAGAACATTATTATCAAAAGCTATTGGCTGCACGCAATTATATGAGCGGTAGCGCTATGTTGCGGCAACTTCACTTTGCGATTGTTGACTTAGAATTGCACCATCGCTATCAACCCGGTGGCGATGAAACTCCTGCCGATGTACGCAGTCGCATTGCCAAAACCACGACAGTGTTAGCACCTTTGCCAGAAGATGCTTTCTTATGTGCGTTTGGGCATATTTTTGCGGGCGGTTATGCAGCGGGTTATTACAGCTACAAGTGGGCAGAAGTTCTCAGCGCCGATGCTTTTTCTGCTTTTGAAGAAGCCGGTTTGGAGGATGAGAAAGCTTTAATTGATACGGGTATCCGTTTCCGCGATACTGTGTTGGCGTTGGGTGGTAGCAAACACCCGATGGATGTGTTTAAATCTTTCCGGGGACGGGAACCGAGTACTGTAGCTTTGCTCAGACATAACGGTTTGGTTGCTGCTTAAAGCGCTGTTTTGGTGAGTCTATAGAAACCCGGTTTCTTGAAGAAACCGGGTTTCTCTTTACGTTATAGTACATGAGTCATCCGAAAAGTTATTTGTGGGAATTAGGGGTTAAGTTTTAACCACAGATGAATACAGATGAACACAGATGAACACAGATAAGAAAGGGATTTTTTTAAGTAACGGATGCGACCGGATATGATATCATTCTCCTGCAAAGCGCTGGAATTCCTGAAACCCTTTATTCTAGATGCTTCTTCCCCTAACCCCTCGCCCCTAGTCCCTAACCCCTAGTTATAATACTATGAAATTTTTCAACTCTTTTTCTGTGTTGGGTGACGATATCGTTAAGATTGTTGTAACTGAGGTTGTGGGAGGCAATCTATGTATATGCTGTGGGGACGGACAGAAAGTTTACGATCGCATTTCAGCAGCTTTCCAAGCAGGTAAGAAAGCGATCGTTTCTTTCTTGGGTGTTAAAGAGACTGTTCCAGCTTTTATGGACACCGCTATTGCACAGTTGTACGAACATTTTACTGAGGAGGAGATCGAGGCTAAATTGAGTGCGATCGATATCGATGCAGATGGTATCGATGATATCAAAAATGCAGTTTACTGGAAAAAGGAATATTTAAAAGACCCGCAGCGATTCAGGGAAGCGGCGCGGAAATCTTTGGGTGATGAGGATGAGTAAGCAAGTCTACCACATTGAATCTTATACATTTAGCGAAACAGATGCTGTGTTGTTTGACGCTAATATTTGGTTGTATATTTATGGGCCACAGCGTCAGGTACATCCGCATCTCAGAGGTACATATACTTTCGCATTTAAGAGAATTATCAGCGCGAATATTCGAGTTTTTATCGACGTGCTGGTGCTGTCTGAATTTATTAATGCTTACTCTAGATTTGTTTACAATAACTTGCCCGCATCTGAGAAGCGATTGAGTTTTAAAAACTTTCGTAATAGTGCTGAATTTAAACCGATCGCAGAAGATATCGCCAAATACACTCGGCGGATTTTGGAAAATTCGGAACGAACAGAGAGCGGTTTTGAAGCTATCTATTTGCGCTCGATCGTGAGCAATTATGCGTCGGGAGAAAAGGATTTCAACGACCAGATATTAGCTGAGTTGTGCAGGACAAAAGGTCTGAAGTTGGTGACGCACGATGCGGATTTTCAGGGTGAAAATTTGACGATTCTCACGGGTAATCAACAATTACTGAGATGATGGGTTTTGAGATGGTGGTGGGGGTGCGATCGCACTGTCCATAATACGCATTCCCAGCGCTCCTAATTTTCAGCTAAAATTATCTTGAATATCAACTCACTCTCGTTAAATATGAATCCCTTAACATCCTTCCATCCTCAGACTGAGAATACCGTCACGCTTGTTGTAACTGAAGTTGTCGGAGATAATCTTTGTATAGCTACAGATGATGCACAAAAAGTATATGAGCAGATTGCAGCAGCTTTTAAGGAAGGTAAAAAAGTAATTCTTTCCTTCAAGGATGCGGAAGATCTCACTTGGCCGTTCCTAGACGATGCAATTGGCCAATTGTACAAATTTTTCCCTGAAGAACAGATCCAAAGTTCACTCAGCTTTGTCGATATCACTCCCGATGATTTGGAATTCATCGAAGATGTAGTTTACTGGGTAAAGGAGTATTTGAAAAATCCGCAGCGCTTCAAAGAAGCAGCACGGGAATTCCTGGGGGATGAAGATGAGTAAACAAATCTACAGTATCGATAGTTACAGATTTACTGAGGCTGATGCTGTGTTATTTGATGCCAATATCTGGCTGTATCTTTACAGCCCGCAAGGTAAACTATATCCAAGAGTCAGAAGCATATATAATTTGGCATTTAGGCGCATTCGCGGTGAAAAATGTCCTATCTTTGTCGATGTACTTGTGCTTTCGGAATTCATTAACGCCTACGCTCGATTTGTTTATAACGACTTGCCTGAAGGGGTGAAACCAGCTAACTTCAAAAGCTTTCGGAATAGTGCTGACTTCAAACCTGTTGCCGAAGATATAGCCAAATACACTCGCAGGATACTAGAAAAATCTCAGCGAACTGAGATCGGTTTTCAGTCACTGGATTTGAGTGCGATAATGAGGGATTACGCAACTGGAGAGAAGGATTTCAACGACCAGATACTAGCTGAGTTGTGCAGGACAAAAGGACTGAAGTTGGTGACGCACGATGCGGATTTTCAGGGTGAAGATTTGACGATTATTACGGGTAATCAACAGTTACTGAGATGAGCGGTTTTGGAGATGGTGATGGGGGTGCGATCGCACTCATTCATTCATTTATAATAAAGTAAAGATTGGCAGGTTTCAATCCTTATATGCAAACACCCCAAACCGAACAAACAACAGAAAGCTCGATCTTAAACCTCTATGAAACCGACTTCTATGCTTGGACTCAGCAACAGAGTGATTTACTTCGTCATCAGCAATGGAGTCAGTTGGATCTACCGAATTTAATTGAGGAGATTGAATCTTTAGGAAAACAACAACGTGCGGAATTACGAAATCGCTTGAGTATTTTGATTGGGCATTTGCTGAAATGGGAATATCAAGTATCGAAACGCAGCCGTAGTTGGTTGAATACAATTCGCGTTCAGCGTATCGATGTATTACAGTTGCTCAAAGAAAATCCGAGCCTTAAATCTTATCTAGAAGAAGCTCTCCACATAGCCTATACTAAAGGAATGGCATTAGCTGCGGGAGAAACAAACCTGCCGTTAAAGACATTTCCAGAAAATTGCCCTTATAGTTTAGAGGAGATTTTGAGCGATCGCTTTTATCCAGGTGAAGTTGCGGCGGA is from Aerosakkonema funiforme FACHB-1375 and encodes:
- a CDS encoding M3 family metallopeptidase; this encodes MTENPNITENPLLIGKGLPPFETIKPDLVVPAFEKLLAKLDAELTNLEAQVEPTWSGLVEPLDRLKESLNWSWGVVSHLMGVKNSPELRQAYETVQPKVVQFYNKLSQSKPLYDAFKKLGESDRSYTLDPAQQRIVESAIKDAELSGVGLSGEQKERFNAIQLELAELGTKFSNHVLDATKAFSLTLTSIEEVDGLPPSLLSLAAQSARAEGEENATPENGPWRITLDLPSYGPFMQHSTRRDLREKLYKAFVSRASSGELDNKPAIDRILQLRKEKAALLGFNSYAELSLARKMAPSVEAVEGLLEELRRVSYDAAAKDLAELKAYAAAKNVAEANDLKHWDISFWAERQREEKFAFNAEELRPYFPLPQVLDGLFSLAKRLFGVTITPADGTAPVWHEDVRYFQITDETGAPIAYFYLDPYSRPAEKRGGAWMDECIVRAKIMENGTTTTRLPVAYLVCNQTPPVDGKPSLMTFGEVETLFHEFGHGLQHMLTKVDYPDASGINNIEWDAVELPSQFMENWCYHRETLFGMAKHYETGETLPEHYYQKLLAARNYMSGSAMLRQLHFAIVDLELHHRYQPGGDETPADVRSRIAKTTTVLAPLPEDAFLCAFGHIFAGGYAAGYYSYKWAEVLSADAFSAFEEAGLEDEKALIDTGIRFRDTVLALGGSKHPMDVFKSFRGREPSTVALLRHNGLVAA
- a CDS encoding STAS-like domain-containing protein; this translates as MKFFNSFSVLGDDIVKIVVTEVVGGNLCICCGDGQKVYDRISAAFQAGKKAIVSFLGVKETVPAFMDTAIAQLYEHFTEEEIEAKLSAIDIDADGIDDIKNAVYWKKEYLKDPQRFREAARKSLGDEDE
- a CDS encoding type II toxin-antitoxin system VapC family toxin, producing MSKQVYHIESYTFSETDAVLFDANIWLYIYGPQRQVHPHLRGTYTFAFKRIISANIRVFIDVLVLSEFINAYSRFVYNNLPASEKRLSFKNFRNSAEFKPIAEDIAKYTRRILENSERTESGFEAIYLRSIVSNYASGEKDFNDQILAELCRTKGLKLVTHDADFQGENLTILTGNQQLLR
- a CDS encoding STAS-like domain-containing protein produces the protein MNPLTSFHPQTENTVTLVVTEVVGDNLCIATDDAQKVYEQIAAAFKEGKKVILSFKDAEDLTWPFLDDAIGQLYKFFPEEQIQSSLSFVDITPDDLEFIEDVVYWVKEYLKNPQRFKEAAREFLGDEDE
- a CDS encoding type II toxin-antitoxin system VapC family toxin, which produces MSKQIYSIDSYRFTEADAVLFDANIWLYLYSPQGKLYPRVRSIYNLAFRRIRGEKCPIFVDVLVLSEFINAYARFVYNDLPEGVKPANFKSFRNSADFKPVAEDIAKYTRRILEKSQRTEIGFQSLDLSAIMRDYATGEKDFNDQILAELCRTKGLKLVTHDADFQGEDLTIITGNQQLLR
- a CDS encoding DUF29 domain-containing protein, producing MQTPQTEQTTESSILNLYETDFYAWTQQQSDLLRHQQWSQLDLPNLIEEIESLGKQQRAELRNRLSILIGHLLKWEYQVSKRSRSWLNTIRVQRIDVLQLLKENPSLKSYLEEALHIAYTKGMALAAGETNLPLKTFPENCPYSLEEILSDRFYPGEVAADELME